A DNA window from Hydra vulgaris chromosome 13, alternate assembly HydraT2T_AEP contains the following coding sequences:
- the LOC136089602 gene encoding zinc finger MYM-type protein 1-like, whose amino-acid sequence MVSQIKREFNYWSAILNRIVAVIRFLAGRGLAFRGHNEVIGSSNNGNYLGMLELLTQFDPVLKQHIDTFANKGKGNVNYLSKTICEELIDIMSQKVLTHIITEIKKAKYWGIIVDSTPDISHVDQLSVIFRYYLNGHVYERFFCFLQIKSHDGKSLITDILDLLERYDIDITNCRGQAYDNASNMSGKYSGLQARLKERSELAFYIPCAGHSLNLVGQCSVSECINSINYFGVLQSLYSFFVASTHRWDLLKGNHATLKRLSDTRWSCRSDASKSLVENFDGIHAALCHIAEDTEEKSDTRHEALCLLNKITKLEFAFMAVLWHHILKRFNAVSKFLQKVELDLHTASSMLLSLIDFVKNLRNDFTRFENESKKLSSFIEKDYSDKNKKKVIKKLSNGENQVGSLSVSDKFQVNTFFVIIDKLVTQLTIRSDGYNHINKLFGFLSKLLTISSMELQVSAKKIVEVYSNDLEDSFIFEIEQFVTLKLQPPGFFSQKKDKSETENTLIPLHVLNWIVETDIVDVFPNVYIAYRLFLTIPITNCEAERSFSTLKRVKNMHRSTMVRSRLSNIARLTIESKLLETLDFSDVIAEFAGKKSRKKSLNLIQ is encoded by the coding sequence ATGGTAAGCCAGATTAAAAGGGAATTTAATTATTGGTCTGCAATCTTAAATAGAATAGTTGCGGTTATTCGTTTTTTAGCCGGAAGAGGTTTAGCATTTCGAGGCCATAATGAAGTTATAGGATCGTCAAATAACGGAAATTACTTAGGCATGTTAGAACTGTTGACTCAATTTGATCCAGTTTTAAAGCAACACATTGACACTTTTGCAAATAAAGGCAAAGGTAATGTAAATTATTTGTCTAAAACTATTTGTGAAGAGCTAATTGATATTATGTCTCAAAAGGTTTTAACGCACATTATTAccgaaataaaaaaagcaaaatactgGGGAATTATCGTAGATTCGACTCCTGATATTTCTCACGTCGATCAACTTTCTGTGATATTTCGTTATTATCTAAATGGCCACGTGTATGaacgatttttttgttttctacaaATTAAAAGCCACGACGGTAAATCTTTGATTACTGACATTTTAGATCTACTGGAAAGATATGATATTGATATAACCAATTGTCGGGGACAGGCATACGATAATGCAAGCAATATGTCTGGTAAATATTCTGGATTACAGGCACGTTTAAAAGAGCGGAGTGAATTAGCTTTTTATATCCCCTGCGCTGGacattctttaaatttagtagGGCAGTGCAGTGTCAGTGAGTGTATCAATTCTATCAACTATTTTGGCGTTCTCCAGAGTTTGTATTCATTTTTTGTAGCTTCAACGCATAGATGGGATTTATTGAAAGGAAATCATGCTACACTCAAGCGCCTATCAGATACACGATGGTCATGTAGGTCAGATGCTTCAAAAAGTTTGGTAGAAAATTTTGATGGGATTCATGCAGCGCTATGTCATATAGCTGAGGATACAGAAGAAAAATCTGATACTCGTCATGAAGCTTtgtgtttattaaataagatCACTAAGCTAGAGTTTGCATTCATGGCTGTACTTTGGCATCACATACTTAAGAGGTTTAATGCAGTTAgcaaatttcttcaaaaagttgaATTAGATTTGCATACAGCAAGCAGTATGTTACTTTCACTAATTGACTTTGTAAAAAACTTACGAAACGACTTTACGAGATTTGAGAatgaatcaaaaaaacttaGCTCGTTTATTGAAAAAGACTATTCtgataagaacaaaaaaaaggtaattaaaaaattgagcaACGGAGAAAACCAAGTTGGTTCTTTAAGCGTATCCGACAAGTTTCAAGTGAAtacattttttgtcattattgaCAAACTTGTGACACAATTAACTATAAGAAGTGATGGTTACAACCacataaataagttatttggaTTTCTATCGAAGCTGTTAACTATTAGTTCCATGGAATTGCAAGTTAGCGCGAAAAAAATTGTAGAAGTGTACTCAAATGATTTAGAAGATAGTTTCATATTTGAAATAGAACAATTTGTAACATTAAAGTTGCAGCCTCCGGgttttttttcgcaaaaaaaagataaatctgAGACTGAAAACACATTGATTCCTCTGCATGTTTTAAATTGGATTGTTGAAACCGATATTGTTGATGTATTTCCAAATGTTTATATAGCATACCGCTTGTTTCTAACTATTCCCATAACAAATTGCGAGGCTGAGAGATCATTCTCTACTCTTAAAAGAGTTAAGAACATGCACCGATCAACAATGGTCCGTAGTCGTTTAAGTAATATAGCAAGATTAACTATTGAGTCAAAATTATTAGAAACTTTGGATTTCAGCGATGTGATTGCAGAGTTTGCGGGGaagaaaagcagaaaaaaatcactcaacttaattcaataa